In the genome of Flavobacterium panacagri, one region contains:
- a CDS encoding RagB/SusD family nutrient uptake outer membrane protein, which produces MKNILKRSSAFGLTMLLLLSSSCSQDFLDVPAEATPTIGNYYDSDVKLDNATNGLYHLVWFNMNKSAFYGITDVISGNMYADVYNDFGKFTDLSFTNSQSFVSDAWRSCYGAIANSNAYINSLPSNVSPNVSKEALNNAMGESHFIRAFSYFFLVRLYGNVPIIENNSDYSLNFVIPSNPVEDVYKFIENDLKFAIANCRTKNRGSNYAANAHVSSGSAKALLAKVYLYEKKYDLARALAQEVIDSGEFKLLGGDALPTKSFADLWLQKNNNNEESIFAWQWNGNGTYFDGNFSNTLFAPENRLVETTYSGQIAPSQDLIKNVYEQNDKRRIETFMLPGDYYPNLTYAETLEVDAKLILGYTFDIKYEAQNSGAGLKKYVIGKENLPITGPFNPQYNGESSMNSYMMRYAELLLIHAEAILGSQTGSTSDPRALASFNAVRRRAGVPEKTSISFDDIFKERRAELACEGDYYFDLGRLPFAKAKAILEAQNRGNRLVEKHITITATNLLLPYPADDLIKNPKLKEVVPYTFK; this is translated from the coding sequence ATGAAAAATATACTAAAAAGAAGCAGTGCGTTTGGTTTGACAATGCTGTTGTTACTATCGTCTTCTTGTTCTCAGGATTTCTTAGATGTTCCTGCAGAAGCAACACCTACTATTGGAAATTATTACGACTCAGATGTGAAACTTGATAATGCAACAAACGGTTTATATCATCTGGTGTGGTTTAATATGAATAAATCTGCATTTTATGGAATTACAGATGTAATCTCAGGTAATATGTATGCAGATGTTTATAATGATTTTGGAAAATTTACGGATTTAAGTTTTACAAATTCTCAAAGTTTTGTTTCTGATGCTTGGAGATCTTGTTATGGAGCCATTGCAAATTCTAATGCCTACATTAATAGTCTACCTTCTAATGTTAGTCCAAATGTGAGTAAAGAAGCGTTGAATAATGCTATGGGAGAATCACATTTTATTAGAGCTTTCTCTTATTTCTTCTTGGTTAGATTATATGGAAATGTGCCAATCATTGAGAACAATAGTGATTATTCTTTAAATTTTGTAATACCAAGTAATCCTGTTGAAGATGTTTATAAATTTATTGAGAATGATTTGAAGTTTGCAATTGCTAATTGTAGAACTAAAAATAGAGGTTCCAATTATGCTGCAAATGCACATGTATCAAGCGGATCTGCAAAAGCACTTTTGGCTAAAGTATATTTATATGAGAAAAAATATGATTTGGCTAGGGCTTTAGCTCAAGAAGTTATTGATAGTGGCGAGTTTAAACTTTTAGGAGGCGATGCTTTGCCGACAAAATCTTTTGCTGATTTATGGCTTCAGAAAAACAATAATAATGAAGAGTCTATTTTTGCTTGGCAGTGGAACGGAAATGGGACTTATTTTGATGGAAATTTTTCTAATACCTTATTTGCTCCTGAAAATAGATTGGTAGAAACTACTTATTCTGGTCAGATTGCTCCATCACAAGATTTGATCAAAAATGTTTACGAACAAAATGATAAGAGAAGAATAGAAACCTTTATGTTGCCTGGAGACTATTATCCAAATTTAACTTATGCTGAAACGCTTGAAGTTGATGCTAAATTGATTTTAGGATATACATTTGATATTAAGTACGAAGCTCAAAACTCAGGAGCAGGATTGAAAAAATACGTAATAGGAAAAGAAAATCTGCCAATTACAGGGCCATTTAATCCGCAGTATAATGGAGAAAGCAGTATGAATAGTTATATGATGCGTTATGCAGAATTGCTATTAATCCATGCTGAGGCAATTTTAGGATCACAAACAGGTAGTACTTCAGATCCAAGAGCTCTTGCTTCTTTCAATGCAGTGCGCAGAAGAGCAGGTGTTCCAGAAAAAACATCTATTTCTTTTGATGATATTTTTAAAGAAAGACGTGCTGAATTAGCGTGTGAAGGAGATTATTACTTTGACTTAGGACGTTTGCCATTTGCTAAAGCTAAAGCAATATTAGAAGCGCAAAACAGAGGGAATAGATTGGTTGAAAAGCATATTACAATTACAGCGACAAATCTTCTATTGCCTTATCCAGCAGATGATTTAATTAAAAATCCAAAATTAAAAGAAGTAGTACCGTATACTTTTAAATAA
- a CDS encoding AraC family transcriptional regulator gives MSTTKNFYREIAPLSAGDSFLVFDRVKDSFDFPVHYHPEFEINFILNGKGVKRVVGDNIEEIDSVELVLIGPNLYHGWELNKCTSKKIHEITIQFHNDLFHESLLSRRIMNPIRDMFNRSIHGILFSKKTAEELTPRLVRLSKLDGMDYFLEITSLLYDLANSRNQRLLSTYTVDYDTFDDYDKMKLVYEYVQKHFAEKITLEDVANVASMSIISFNRFIKKRTGKTFVNYINDIRIGYAARWLVEKDMSVSEVAFKSGFNNIANFNRSFKATKNCTPSQYREDFSGLKRIL, from the coding sequence ATGAGTACAACAAAAAATTTTTATAGAGAAATTGCGCCTCTTTCGGCTGGTGATAGTTTTTTGGTTTTTGATCGCGTAAAAGACAGCTTTGATTTTCCTGTGCATTATCATCCCGAATTTGAAATTAATTTTATTTTAAACGGAAAAGGTGTGAAGAGAGTTGTGGGGGATAATATTGAAGAAATTGATAGTGTCGAATTGGTTTTGATTGGGCCAAATTTATATCATGGCTGGGAACTTAATAAATGTACGAGTAAAAAAATTCATGAAATAACAATTCAATTTCATAATGATTTATTTCATGAATCTTTATTGTCAAGACGTATTATGAACCCTATTCGCGATATGTTTAATCGCTCTATTCATGGTATTCTTTTTTCTAAGAAAACGGCAGAGGAATTGACTCCAAGGCTTGTGAGGTTATCGAAATTAGATGGAATGGATTATTTTTTAGAGATTACTTCTTTATTATATGATCTGGCAAATTCTAGAAATCAGCGCCTTCTTTCTACTTATACAGTAGACTATGATACTTTTGATGATTATGATAAAATGAAATTAGTTTACGAATATGTGCAGAAACATTTTGCAGAAAAAATCACTTTAGAAGATGTCGCCAATGTAGCCAGTATGTCTATTATTTCTTTTAACCGATTTATTAAAAAACGTACAGGAAAAACGTTTGTGAATTACATTAATGATATTCGAATTGGTTATGCGGCACGCTGGCTGGTAGAAAAAGATATGAGTGTTTCTGAAGTTGCATTTAAATCAGGTTTTAATAATATTGCGAACTTCAATCGCAGTTTTAAGGCAACAAAAAATTGTACGCCTAGTCAGTATAGAGAAGACTTTTCTGGTTTGAAACGTATTTTGTAA
- a CDS encoding SusC/RagA family TonB-linked outer membrane protein: MKKLMTNLIHWKANHRAVPLILFLLLTSNFITAQVKVSGTVSDEKGLSIPGANVSVAGSKATVSTDFDGKYSIDVPANSTLLFSFIGFTTQKVAVEGKTTINVILKSNAEDLKDVVVIGYGTQKRKDVNSAISSISSKDIENLRVASFDQMMQGKAAGVVVNSNSGEPGSNVSVRIRGVSSLTGTNEPLYVIDGVPISGDARNSSTSGRNAQGNTNFSNNGNITQSPLALINPNDIESIDILKDASATAIYGSRGANGVVIVTTKSGKKGTGKLSFENSYTISNLPKKLHSMNLQDYARHQNALADVYDPLSKRPEFAHPEVLGKGTDWQDAIYETGIMTSNQLSFSGGKEGINYYISGGVLDQEGIVIESGFKRYNFRSNIDARVNKFIKVGVNVSGAITDEKLTLNGQFNGVVATSLLATPDVAVRELSGAFSGPPAGGNTSFVNPVATSLLGSNTLVRKNYSGNFYTNIDIVKGLEYRFEAGGYIYDNLGQRFDPMYSLGNAVKSFANLFYNPSSGNSWNLKNMLTYRNTIGKHNFTLLAVQESNRAHWEGYSITAEGYTDNNNKTLSGSDLSKAVTSGVYSGTQTLASYLGRVVYDYGDKYGIAASIRTDGSSKFYTGNKWGVFSSASGSWKLSNESFMEGTKKYVDNIKLRVGWGQTGNNQIGNNLYESNLHVVNSSMGTSFLPSNTENRNLKWETQDQTNLGLDFTMFNSKLTASVDLYQKVSKNFLYQVPLPNFLSGGGDYEGGVNPPYFNLGSMKNKGIEITLGYTEKFSDNFTWNSSLNFTQYRNEVTNMAGLNIVKTMGTLSYNTVTVSRTQEGLPIGSFVGYEALGIYRTDADLTTYGHTDANGNKVVLKNGTNSLMPNFEKGDVIYKDINNDGVIDQNDLKVIGNPNPKFTYGFTNNFKYKNVDLSIFVQGTAGNKLMNLTRMSGTLNSFLGTNYLTEASDFYSATNVDGSLPRPSSYDHVNNAVSSRFIEDGSYLRIQNVTLGYSLPSDMISKLKLSRLRIYASGQNLFTWTKYTGYDPEVGSYNQDALLSGVDNGRYPVPRQISFGFNVEF; encoded by the coding sequence ATGAAAAAACTAATGACTAACCTCATTCATTGGAAGGCTAACCACAGAGCTGTTCCTTTGATATTATTTTTATTACTTACCAGTAATTTTATTACGGCTCAAGTAAAGGTTTCTGGAACAGTATCAGATGAAAAGGGATTATCGATTCCAGGTGCAAATGTATCAGTTGCAGGTTCTAAAGCAACAGTTTCTACGGATTTTGATGGTAAATATTCTATCGATGTTCCTGCAAATTCTACATTATTATTCTCTTTTATTGGATTTACCACGCAAAAGGTAGCTGTAGAAGGTAAAACAACTATAAATGTAATTTTAAAATCAAATGCTGAAGATTTAAAAGATGTAGTTGTAATTGGATATGGTACTCAAAAGAGAAAAGATGTAAATAGTGCAATTTCTAGTATCTCTTCTAAAGATATTGAAAATTTACGAGTAGCTTCTTTTGATCAGATGATGCAGGGAAAAGCGGCAGGGGTAGTCGTAAATAGTAACTCTGGAGAGCCGGGAAGTAACGTTTCTGTTAGAATTCGTGGTGTATCTTCTTTGACTGGGACTAACGAGCCTTTGTATGTAATTGATGGTGTGCCAATTTCTGGAGATGCGAGAAACTCTTCCACATCTGGAAGAAATGCACAAGGGAATACCAATTTCTCTAACAACGGAAATATTACTCAGAGTCCATTGGCGCTTATTAATCCAAATGATATTGAATCTATTGATATTTTGAAAGATGCTTCTGCTACAGCAATTTACGGTTCTAGAGGAGCAAATGGTGTTGTTATTGTTACTACAAAATCTGGAAAAAAAGGGACAGGGAAACTCTCTTTCGAAAACTCTTATACCATAAGTAACCTTCCTAAAAAATTGCATTCAATGAACTTGCAAGATTATGCAAGACACCAGAATGCTCTGGCTGATGTATATGATCCTTTGTCAAAACGTCCAGAATTTGCTCATCCAGAAGTTCTGGGTAAAGGAACAGATTGGCAAGATGCAATTTATGAAACAGGAATAATGACTTCGAATCAATTGTCTTTTTCAGGAGGTAAAGAAGGAATTAATTATTACATCTCAGGAGGTGTTTTAGATCAAGAAGGTATTGTAATTGAATCAGGGTTCAAGAGATACAATTTCAGATCTAATATCGATGCAAGAGTTAATAAATTTATTAAAGTCGGAGTTAACGTAAGTGGTGCAATTACAGACGAAAAATTAACGCTGAACGGTCAATTTAACGGAGTGGTTGCTACATCATTACTGGCGACTCCAGATGTTGCCGTAAGAGAATTGTCTGGGGCTTTTTCTGGGCCACCTGCAGGAGGAAATACTTCATTTGTAAATCCAGTTGCCACTTCTTTATTAGGATCTAATACTTTAGTTAGAAAAAATTATTCTGGAAACTTTTATACGAATATTGATATTGTAAAAGGCTTAGAATATCGTTTTGAAGCGGGTGGATACATATATGATAACTTAGGACAAAGATTTGATCCTATGTATTCTTTAGGAAATGCGGTTAAAAGTTTCGCTAACTTATTTTACAATCCGTCTAGCGGTAATTCATGGAACTTAAAAAACATGCTTACCTATCGTAATACGATTGGAAAACACAATTTTACACTTTTGGCTGTGCAAGAGTCAAATAGAGCGCATTGGGAAGGATATTCGATTACTGCAGAAGGATATACTGATAACAACAACAAAACACTTTCTGGGTCAGACTTGAGTAAAGCAGTAACAAGCGGTGTTTATTCTGGAACTCAAACTTTGGCTTCTTATTTAGGAAGGGTAGTTTATGATTATGGAGATAAATATGGAATCGCAGCTTCGATAAGAACAGATGGATCTTCAAAATTTTATACAGGAAACAAATGGGGTGTGTTTAGTTCTGCTAGTGGTTCTTGGAAGCTTTCTAATGAGTCTTTTATGGAAGGTACCAAAAAGTATGTTGATAATATCAAGTTAAGAGTAGGTTGGGGACAAACAGGTAATAACCAAATTGGTAATAACTTATATGAATCTAATTTGCATGTCGTAAATAGTTCTATGGGGACTTCTTTTTTACCATCAAATACAGAAAATAGAAATTTGAAATGGGAAACTCAGGATCAGACCAATTTAGGTTTAGATTTCACAATGTTTAATTCTAAGTTGACAGCCTCAGTAGATTTATATCAAAAAGTATCTAAAAACTTCTTGTATCAGGTTCCTTTACCAAATTTTCTTTCAGGAGGTGGTGATTATGAAGGTGGTGTAAATCCTCCTTACTTTAATCTAGGAAGCATGAAAAATAAAGGTATAGAGATTACACTTGGTTACACTGAAAAATTTTCAGATAATTTCACTTGGAATTCGAGTTTGAATTTTACTCAGTACAGAAACGAGGTTACGAATATGGCAGGATTAAATATTGTGAAAACAATGGGTACGCTGTCTTATAACACAGTAACAGTTTCTAGAACTCAGGAAGGTCTGCCGATTGGTTCGTTTGTAGGATATGAAGCTTTGGGTATTTATAGAACAGATGCAGATTTGACTACTTATGGTCACACAGATGCTAATGGTAATAAAGTGGTTTTGAAAAATGGAACAAACTCATTAATGCCAAATTTCGAAAAGGGAGATGTAATTTATAAAGACATCAATAATGATGGTGTAATTGATCAAAACGATTTAAAAGTAATTGGAAATCCAAATCCAAAATTTACTTACGGATTCACGAATAACTTTAAATATAAAAATGTTGATTTGTCTATTTTCGTTCAAGGAACTGCGGGCAATAAATTAATGAACTTGACTCGTATGTCTGGTACATTGAATAGTTTTCTGGGAACCAATTATTTAACAGAAGCATCCGATTTTTATTCTGCCACAAATGTTGATGGCAGTCTACCAAGACCTTCAAGTTATGACCATGTTAATAATGCGGTGTCATCACGTTTTATTGAAGATGGCTCTTATTTAAGAATTCAAAATGTAACTCTTGGATACTCATTACCTTCTGATATGATTTCTAAATTAAAATTATCAAGATTGAGAATTTATGCTTCTGGTCAAAACTTATTTACTTGGACAAAATACACAGGGTATGATCCTGAGGTAGGTTCTTATAACCAAGATGCTTTATTATCTGGTGTAGATAACGGTCGTTATCCTGTTCCGAGACAAATCAGTTTTGGTTTTAATGTTGAATTTTAA